CTTTGCATGCGGCCCGTTTCCCGAGCATGAGGAATGGATGGGGATCGTCGAGGACTTCTATCGGAGACGGTCGCTTTCACCTTGCTACTATATAAGTCAGACGTCGCCTGCTGGACTGGACGGGATGCTGGCTGCTGCCGGATATCGCAAGACCGAGGCGTGTTATACGATGATCGCCCACTGCCGGGACCTGATGAATCGCTCAGGGATGGCCGAACCGTTTGCTTGCGAATTCGCAGGAGAAGCGAGCCGGGAGTGGATCCTCGATTTTTTGCGCTTGGAAGGCTACTCGCCCGACTCGTATGAGGGGTATGTCCATATATTTTCCGCGATCGGTCCGAAGAAAGCGTTCGTGATCCTCCGCGATCAGGGCGAAGTGGTCGCGCTTGGGACTGCTGTAGCCGAGAGAGGCTGGGCCGGTCTAAGCAATATTATTGTGGATCCGCAGCACCGGGGAAGGGGAGCGGCGACCGCTCTGGTCCGTTCTCTTGCTGATTGGTCTTGGTCGAACGGTGCCGATCAATTGTATTTACAGGTCTTGCAAGATAATGCGCCTGCCTTGTCGCTCTATCGCAAATTGGGGTTTACCTTCATGTACGAATACCATTACCGATTGTTAGACACGTAAGCTCTTAGAACACAGGC
This sequence is a window from Brevibacillus composti. Protein-coding genes within it:
- a CDS encoding GNAT family N-acetyltransferase, which encodes MRGDAKQIRLIEELAANSWPAYIQQTLGAWRLRINSDETKRANSVFACGPFPEHEEWMGIVEDFYRRRSLSPCYYISQTSPAGLDGMLAAAGYRKTEACYTMIAHCRDLMNRSGMAEPFACEFAGEASREWILDFLRLEGYSPDSYEGYVHIFSAIGPKKAFVILRDQGEVVALGTAVAERGWAGLSNIIVDPQHRGRGAATALVRSLADWSWSNGADQLYLQVLQDNAPALSLYRKLGFTFMYEYHYRLLDT